From the genome of Vicia villosa cultivar HV-30 ecotype Madison, WI linkage group LG2, Vvil1.0, whole genome shotgun sequence, one region includes:
- the LOC131649364 gene encoding uncharacterized protein LOC131649364, with protein sequence MYGKTLSGKNLKKMKIINEIVCPPTPYTKSFINQRRVQINDFPMFNAGDTPDIILNFIELNKQAGIPIDPAWLQVRNDPIPKVQKKKKSKKIKVEEEGTSTKTSKDQKRKKKKRSDIDNFDSKSTESSKPTETIAVTQQQETQTPTLLAISSTLENPKETDIQTSNQKESSPIPSVETQTKITSPELQQENPVITPTPTNLNPPEISPPKEKENPQPKEMVSTTFSEPEASPLSVNDPSFHVENVSSESSEIRPQTINHIEKPYEWYKGSWNIPGITSPLATVLPNVPTYNTLAESITQTPPHLTKTTSPLSSPKDSVCPSSLEVQIISASPSPQNSPIHTSNSPQINSEVSTPESHPTKVTEPEPDQSAEPETEQQEQEQSIEPELEKTSEPEAEPSLEPHHPEPILTDVDILFKNFETEMQGWIARLKADCVTNGSLVASETLWDAFRRRFNSESLKLKEVCRTHANEKFSEYLNVIITLVMDL encoded by the exons ATGTATGGAAAAACTCTAAGTGGAAAGAAcctgaagaagatgaaaatcatCAATGAAATTGTCTGTCCACCCACTCCCTATACAAAAAGCTTCATTAATCAAAGGAGAGTTCAGATAAATGATTTCCCTATGTTCAATGCTGGAGATACTCCAGATATCATTCTTAACTTCATCGAATTGAACAAGCAGGCTGGCATACCAATTGATCCGGCTTGGCTTCAGGTCAGAAATGATCCTATTCCAAaagttcagaagaagaagaaatccaAGAAAATAAAGGTGGAAGAAGAAGGAACCTCTACCAAAACTTCCAAAGatcagaagagaaagaagaaaaagcgCTCAG ACATTGACAATTTTGACTCAAAATCAACTGAATCATCCAAACCAACAGAAACCATTGCTGTCACCCAGCAACAAGAAACTCAGACCCCTACACTTCTAGCTATTTCCAGTACTTTAGAAAATCCAAAAGAAACAGATATTCAAACTTCCAACCAAAAAGAATCCTCACCCATACCATCTGTTGAAACCCAAACAAAAATCACTTCACCAGAACTCCAGCAAGAAAATCCTGTCATTACTCCCACACCAACAAATCTAAACCCACCTGAAATTTCAcctccaaaagaaaaagaaaatccaCAACCAAAAGAAATGGTATCTACCACTTTTTCTGAACCAGAAGCTTCACCTTTATCAGTAAATGATCCATCATTCCATGTTGAAAATGTCAGTTCAGAATCATCTGAAATCAGACCTCAAACTATAAACCACATTGAAAAACCTTATGAGTGGTATAAAGGATCATGGAACATTCCTGGGATTACCAGCCCTTTAGCGACAGTATTACCCAATGTTCCGACATATAACACCCTTGCAGAATCAATCACACAAACACCACCACACTTAACTAAAACTACTTCACCTCTCTCATCCCCAAAAGACTCTGTCTGTCCATCCTCACTAGAAGTTCAAATCATCTCAGCCTCACCTTCACCACAAAATTCACCAATTCACACATCAAACTCACCCCAAATAAACTCAGAGGTTTCAACTCCAGAATCTCATCCAACCAAAGTCACTGAACCAGAACCAGATCAGTCTGCTGAACCGGAAacagaacaacaagaacaagaacaatccATTGAACCTGAACTTGAAAAAACCTCTGAACCCGAAGCAGAACCTTCTCTTGAACCTCATCATCCTGAACCCATCCTAACAGATGTTGACATATTATTCAAGAATTTTGAAACCGAGATGCAGGGATGGATTGCAAGATTAAAAGCTGACTGTGTAACAAATGGAAGTCTAGTGGCCTCAGAAACCCTTTGGGATGCATTCAGAAGGAGATTCAACTCTGAGTCTCTTAAACTCAAAGAAGTATGCCGCACTCATGCTAATGAGAAATTTTCTGAATATCTGAATGTTATCATCACTCTTGTGATGGATCTCTAG